One window from the genome of Gammaproteobacteria bacterium encodes:
- a CDS encoding type I restriction-modification system subunit M, translating into MNGETHSQIANFIWGICNLLRGPYKRNEYRKVILPLTVLRRFECLLAPTRQAVLEEFQSLKTKPERVQQARLQQITGHRFYNLSRMQLTLSAEGIHSLLDDPNNLGPNLNSYINGFSPNVRAIMDKFKFSEQIAHMAEKNILFEVIKAFAKVDLSPERIDNMQMGYAFEELIRIGAEQSNEEAGEHFTPREVIKLMVNLLLAPEKDLNK; encoded by the coding sequence ATGAATGGCGAAACCCACAGCCAGATAGCCAACTTCATCTGGGGCATCTGCAACCTGCTGCGCGGCCCCTACAAGCGCAACGAATACCGCAAGGTGATCCTGCCGCTCACCGTGCTGCGCCGCTTCGAGTGCCTGCTGGCCCCCACCCGCCAGGCGGTACTGGAGGAGTTTCAGTCACTCAAAACCAAGCCCGAGCGCGTGCAGCAGGCACGCCTGCAACAGATCACCGGCCACCGCTTTTACAACCTCTCGCGCATGCAGCTCACCCTGTCTGCCGAAGGCATCCACTCACTGCTGGATGACCCCAACAACCTCGGCCCCAACCTCAATAGCTACATCAACGGTTTTTCGCCCAACGTGCGCGCCATCATGGACAAGTTCAAGTTCAGCGAGCAGATCGCGCACATGGCGGAGAAGAATATCCTGTTCGAGGTGATCAAGGCCTTCGCCAAGGTCGATCTCTCGCCAGAGCGAATCGACAACATGCAGATGGGTTACGCCTTCGAAGAGCTGATCCGCATCGGTGCCGAGCAATCCAACGAGGAGGCCGGGGAGCACTTCACCCCGCGCGAGGTGATCAAGCTCATGGTCAACCTGCTGCTGGCCCCGGAAAAAGACCTCAACAAA
- a CDS encoding virulence RhuM family protein has product MSQKKPSSQEISTLRSSAAEYLTFIAASGQGGVEAVYADENIWLSQKMMGLLYDIETHTINYHLKKVFSDCELQEDSVIRNFRITAADGKSYNTKHYNLSATIAVGYKVNSERAVQFRKWATTIIEEFTIKGYTMDDERLKNGGTILTDQYFEEQLQRVREVRLSERKFYQKITDIYATAIDYDLTAQATKRFFATVQNKLHWAIHGQTAAEVIYHRADADKDNMGLTTWKDAPNGKIQKFDVTVAKNYLTEHEMAQLQRLVSAYLDVAEDMALRKIPMTMQDWETRLNRFIEATDREILQDAGKVTAEIAKVHAESEFEKYRIIQDRLFESDFDKAIKQIETQQRQTKDNNP; this is encoded by the coding sequence ATGAGCCAAAAGAAACCTTCAAGCCAAGAGATCTCCACCCTCCGCTCGTCGGCTGCCGAATACCTGACCTTTATCGCTGCCAGCGGCCAGGGGGGCGTAGAGGCGGTTTACGCTGACGAAAATATCTGGCTGAGCCAGAAAATGATGGGGCTGCTTTACGACATAGAAACCCACACCATCAACTACCATCTAAAAAAAGTATTTTCAGACTGCGAGTTACAGGAAGATTCAGTTATTCGAAATTTTCGAATAACTGCTGCCGACGGCAAAAGCTACAACACCAAACACTACAACCTCTCCGCCACCATCGCTGTGGGCTACAAGGTCAACTCCGAGCGCGCCGTGCAGTTCCGCAAATGGGCGACCACCATCATTGAAGAGTTCACCATCAAGGGCTACACCATGGATGACGAGCGCCTGAAAAACGGCGGCACCATCCTCACCGATCAATACTTTGAAGAGCAGCTACAGCGCGTTCGGGAAGTCCGCCTTTCCGAACGCAAGTTCTACCAGAAGATAACCGACATCTACGCCACCGCCATCGACTACGACCTGACCGCCCAGGCCACCAAACGCTTTTTCGCCACGGTGCAGAACAAGCTGCACTGGGCCATCCATGGCCAGACGGCGGCGGAGGTCATCTATCATCGCGCCGACGCAGACAAAGACAACATGGGGCTGACCACCTGGAAAGATGCCCCCAATGGAAAGATCCAGAAGTTCGATGTAACTGTGGCCAAAAACTACCTCACCGAACACGAAATGGCGCAACTACAACGGCTGGTTTCCGCCTACTTGGATGTGGCCGAGGATATGGCATTGCGCAAAATCCCCATGACCATGCAAGACTGGGAAACCCGCCTCAACCGCTTTATCGAAGCCACCGACCGCGAGATTCTGCAGGATGCCGGCAAAGTAACCGCCGAAATCGCCAAGGTCCACGCCGAGAGCGAGTTCGAAAAATACCGCATCATCCAAGATCGGCTGTTCGAAAGCGATTTCGACAAAGCCATAAAACAAATAGAAACACAACAAAGACAGACCAAGGACAACAATCCATGA
- a CDS encoding helix-turn-helix transcriptional regulator, with translation MIKCCLSRLMGERKLKISDVARDTGINRGTITRLYHETAVRIELDAMDTLCRYLGCEVSDLFEYREPSGS, from the coding sequence ATGATCAAATGCTGCCTCTCCCGGCTGATGGGAGAACGCAAACTCAAAATCTCCGATGTCGCCCGCGACACCGGCATCAACCGTGGCACCATCACCCGCCTCTACCACGAAACCGCCGTACGCATCGAGCTGGACGCCATGGACACCCTGTGCCGCTATCTGGGGTGTGAGGTCAGCGATCTGTTTGAATATCGGGAACCCTCCGGAAGCTAA
- a CDS encoding ammonium transporter, which translates to MDAFQSGTDVLFILMGAIMVLAMHAGFAFLEVGTVRKKNQVNALVKIITDFAMSTVAYFFIGYSIAYGVDFFSGAQVLAEKNGYDLVKFFFLLTFAAAIPAIISGGIAERAKFNPQLAATFVLVGFVYPFFEGMIWNGNFGYQDWLKATFGAGFHDFAGSVVVHAVGGWIALAAVMLLGPRSGRYGKNGTVYAHPPSSIPFLALGAWILTVGWFGFNVMSAQTVSGVSGLVAINSLMAMVGGILAALLMGRNDPGFVHNGPLAGLVAICAGSDVVHPLGALTIGLVAGALFVWTFTLTQNKWKIDDVLGVWPLHGLCGAMGGLAAGVLGSEALGGMGGVSFMSQLVGTLTGIVIAFVGGFLVYGALKLAFGLRLSKEEEFEGADISIHKVSAEPDYNK; encoded by the coding sequence ATGGATGCGTTCCAGTCGGGTACCGATGTACTGTTTATTTTGATGGGGGCCATCATGGTGTTGGCCATGCACGCGGGCTTTGCCTTTTTGGAAGTGGGCACCGTGCGCAAAAAAAATCAGGTCAATGCTCTGGTGAAGATTATTACCGATTTTGCCATGTCGACCGTGGCGTATTTTTTCATCGGCTACAGCATTGCCTATGGAGTGGATTTTTTCTCCGGTGCGCAGGTGCTGGCGGAGAAAAATGGCTATGACCTGGTGAAGTTTTTCTTCCTGCTGACATTTGCTGCGGCGATTCCAGCGATTATTTCCGGCGGTATTGCCGAGCGCGCCAAGTTTAATCCGCAACTGGCTGCGACCTTTGTGCTGGTGGGTTTTGTGTACCCGTTCTTTGAAGGCATGATCTGGAACGGCAATTTTGGTTATCAGGATTGGTTGAAGGCGACGTTCGGCGCAGGCTTCCATGACTTTGCTGGCTCGGTGGTGGTGCATGCCGTGGGTGGCTGGATTGCGCTGGCGGCGGTGATGCTGTTGGGGCCACGCAGTGGTCGTTATGGCAAAAACGGGACGGTGTATGCGCATCCGCCATCAAGCATTCCATTTTTGGCACTGGGCGCGTGGATTCTGACCGTGGGCTGGTTTGGTTTTAACGTGATGTCAGCGCAAACCGTGTCTGGCGTCAGCGGTCTGGTGGCGATTAACTCGCTGATGGCGATGGTGGGCGGCATTCTGGCTGCGCTGCTGATGGGCCGTAATGACCCTGGCTTCGTGCACAACGGTCCGCTGGCGGGTTTGGTGGCGATTTGTGCTGGCTCAGATGTGGTGCATCCGCTGGGCGCACTGACCATCGGTTTGGTGGCTGGCGCGTTGTTTGTCTGGACGTTTACGCTGACGCAGAACAAATGGAAAATTGACGACGTGCTGGGCGTGTGGCCGCTGCACGGTTTGTGCGGTGCGATGGGCGGTCTGGCCGCTGGCGTGCTGGGCAGTGAGGCGTTGGGTGGCATGGGGGGCGTGAGCTTCATGTCGCAGCTGGTGGGAACGCTCACCGGAATTGTTATTGCGTTTGTCGGTGGATTTTTGGTGTACGGTGCGTTGAAGCTGGCGTTTGGGTTACGCCTGAGCAAAGAAGAAGAATTTGAGGGTGCCGACATTAGTATTCACAAAGTCTCTGCCGAGCCAGATTACAACAAGTAA